The Oscillospiraceae bacterium sequence AGCGCTCGCACGGGAGAAGCATCTTCCGATCTGTCAGGACACGGGCGCTGTCGTCGTGTTCGCAGAAATCGGACAAGATGTGCATATCGAAGGATCGTTTGAGCAAGCCATCAACGACGGAGTCGCCGAGGCCTGTAAAGATGGTTTTTTACGTGCATCGATCGTCTCCGACCCGATTCGCCGTAAAAACACGGGCGACAACACACCCGCGATTATCCATATTCGGTTGGCTGAAGGCGACAAAATCAAACTAACAGTGGCACCCAAGGGTTTCGGCAGCGAAAATATGAGCAAAATAAAGATGTTTTCCCCGGCTGCCGACAAATGGGACATCGCCGATTTTGTCGTTCAGGCTGTCGAGGAAGCCGCACCGAATGCCTGTGCGCCGTTGGTTGTCGGCGTCGGACTCGGCGGTGATTTTGAGCAGGCGGCAATTTTGGCCAAAAAAGCTTTATGTCGCAGCATTGATCTTCGCAATCCCGATCCTGACTACACATTGCTTGAAAATATGATTCTCTCGGGCGTCAATTCGCTCGGCATCGGTCCGCAGGGTTTTGGGGGAAGAATCACAGCGCTTGCAGTCAATGTCGAATATGCGCCCACACACATCGCGGGGCTTCCGGTCGCGGTAAATATCGGCTGCCATGTCAACCGGCACGCGGAGATAATAATATAATGAAAGACATTCAAATTTCGATGCCCTGCCTGTTCGGCACCGAGGGCATCGCGGCAAACGAGATCAAATTCAAACTGGGAATAACTCCGACCTGTGAAAACGGCCGGGTCGGTTTTTGCGGCGAGGTCTTCGACGTCGCAAGAGCTAATGTTTTATTATCTTGTGTCGAGCGGGTTCAG is a genomic window containing:
- a CDS encoding fumarate hydratase, whose protein sequence is MKTVPAREITRAIKQLYIRASTELPSDVTAKLLSCEKAEEGRAAVILNTMNKNIALAREKHLPICQDTGAVVVFAEIGQDVHIEGSFEQAINDGVAEACKDGFLRASIVSDPIRRKNTGDNTPAIIHIRLAEGDKIKLTVAPKGFGSENMSKIKMFSPAADKWDIADFVVQAVEEAAPNACAPLVVGVGLGGDFEQAAILAKKALCRSIDLRNPDPDYTLLENMILSGVNSLGIGPQGFGGRITALAVNVEYAPTHIAGLPVAVNIGCHVNRHAEIII